The bacterium genome includes a region encoding these proteins:
- the alaS gene encoding alanine--tRNA ligase — protein sequence MNNAQNISGKEIRQKFINFFKEKHNSIHIPSSSLIPDNPTVLLTTAGMLQFVPIFLGYEAPPNPPRAVTVQKCARAGGKDSDIENVGRTPRHHTFFEMLGNFSFGDYFKKEIIPWSWDFVTNEIGLDKSKLWVTVFETDDESFEIWKNDVGIPQERILRKGKKDNFWGPPGPTGPCGPCTEIHYDLGGEYKCDHPQCGIDTCECDRYVEIWNLVFMELNKDEEGNYTPLEKKNVDTGMGLERVTMVVNGHTSTFDTDLLQPIVKKVCKLSGKNYKDNKKDDISIRIITDHARCVTFLISDGLIPGNEGRNYVLRMILRRALRHGKILGVELPFLFKIVDTVVENYKETYPELENNKEKVISIIKKEEERFRQTIDRGVNLLEEIIGNSSDTKVLSGEEAFKLYDTFGFPLELTKEIAEEKGFSVDVVGFNKAMEEQKVRARGARTAVRLTDDTIYIDIFEKLGATNFVGYTENKSEDSLIKVIIKDGTISDSADEGDIAEIILDKTPFYGESGGQVGDTGIIKSENFEAEVLNTTKFNDLFIHKVQIKNGEAKIGEKISAVIDEARRKDIMIHHTSAHLLQSALREVLGDSVAQAGSQVDPDRTRFDFSFDRGLSEQEVEKIENILNKWINENYKRQTLELSIAEAKDSGAIALFGEKYGDKVRVVSIEGVSKELCGGTHADSTGEIRLCKIVSESAIAAGTRRIELVCGQKAFDYLNSYYKELNKVSKKLKIPPAEVTERLEKLQDELNLSQKLIESLETEIAESKIDSLSDQAVVINDGKLLVARVDGIPSKALRGLTEKIGDKLGNSIIVLACVEDEKISITSKVSQNFITKGINAGQLVNEVASKCDGKGGGKPNFAQAGAKDVSRLTEAILEINQSITLRVKE from the coding sequence ATGAATAATGCACAAAATATTTCAGGAAAAGAAATAAGACAAAAATTTATCAATTTTTTCAAAGAAAAACATAACAGCATACATATCCCGAGTTCAAGCTTAATACCGGATAACCCGACTGTTTTACTGACAACAGCGGGAATGCTTCAGTTTGTTCCGATATTTTTAGGGTATGAAGCCCCGCCAAATCCTCCAAGAGCTGTAACAGTCCAAAAATGCGCTCGCGCAGGCGGAAAAGATTCTGATATAGAAAACGTGGGAAGAACTCCACGCCATCACACTTTCTTTGAAATGCTCGGAAATTTCAGTTTTGGTGATTATTTCAAAAAAGAAATTATTCCCTGGTCATGGGATTTTGTAACAAACGAGATCGGCCTGGATAAAAGCAAACTTTGGGTTACAGTATTTGAAACAGACGATGAATCCTTTGAAATATGGAAAAATGATGTAGGAATCCCTCAAGAAAGAATTTTAAGAAAAGGAAAGAAAGATAATTTCTGGGGTCCTCCCGGTCCTACAGGACCTTGCGGGCCTTGTACGGAAATTCATTATGATTTAGGCGGGGAATACAAATGCGATCATCCTCAATGCGGCATAGATACCTGTGAATGCGACAGATATGTCGAAATTTGGAATCTTGTTTTTATGGAACTCAACAAAGACGAGGAAGGCAACTATACTCCACTTGAAAAGAAAAACGTAGACACAGGCATGGGGCTTGAAAGAGTCACTATGGTTGTAAACGGGCACACTTCTACTTTTGATACTGACTTGTTGCAGCCTATTGTTAAAAAAGTATGCAAATTATCAGGAAAAAACTATAAAGACAACAAAAAAGACGACATAAGCATAAGAATAATTACAGACCACGCGCGCTGCGTAACTTTCTTGATTTCTGACGGGCTGATCCCCGGCAATGAAGGCAGAAATTACGTCCTGAGAATGATTTTGAGAAGGGCTTTAAGACATGGCAAAATTCTCGGAGTAGAACTTCCTTTCTTGTTCAAAATAGTGGATACTGTCGTTGAAAATTACAAAGAAACTTATCCTGAGCTGGAAAATAACAAAGAAAAAGTAATTTCTATCATCAAAAAAGAAGAAGAAAGATTTAGACAGACAATAGACAGAGGTGTTAATCTTCTTGAAGAAATAATTGGAAATTCTTCAGACACAAAAGTTCTATCAGGAGAAGAAGCGTTTAAACTTTATGATACTTTTGGTTTTCCACTTGAATTGACTAAAGAAATCGCCGAGGAAAAAGGCTTTTCTGTGGATGTTGTCGGATTTAACAAGGCTATGGAAGAACAAAAAGTCAGAGCCAGAGGTGCAAGAACTGCGGTAAGGCTTACTGATGATACAATTTATATTGATATATTCGAAAAGTTAGGCGCAACGAATTTTGTAGGGTATACCGAAAATAAATCGGAAGACAGCCTGATAAAAGTTATTATAAAAGATGGTACAATTTCTGATTCGGCTGATGAAGGAGATATTGCAGAAATAATCTTAGATAAAACTCCTTTTTACGGGGAATCCGGCGGTCAGGTAGGTGATACCGGCATAATTAAAAGCGAAAATTTCGAAGCGGAAGTGTTAAACACTACTAAATTCAACGATTTATTTATCCATAAAGTCCAAATAAAAAATGGTGAAGCCAAAATCGGAGAAAAAATTTCTGCTGTGATAGATGAAGCAAGAAGAAAAGATATAATGATTCATCATACAAGCGCGCATCTTTTGCAATCGGCTTTGAGGGAAGTTCTGGGCGATTCTGTTGCTCAGGCCGGTTCTCAGGTAGATCCTGACAGAACAAGATTTGATTTTTCTTTTGACAGAGGATTAAGCGAACAGGAAGTCGAAAAAATCGAAAATATCCTTAACAAATGGATAAACGAGAATTACAAAAGACAAACTCTGGAATTGTCGATAGCTGAAGCCAAAGATTCAGGTGCAATCGCTCTGTTCGGTGAAAAATACGGTGATAAAGTAAGGGTTGTTTCCATTGAGGGCGTGAGCAAAGAACTTTGCGGAGGGACTCATGCAGATTCCACAGGCGAAATAAGACTTTGTAAAATTGTTTCAGAAAGCGCAATTGCCGCTGGAACAAGAAGGATTGAGCTTGTTTGCGGGCAAAAAGCCTTTGACTATTTAAACAGTTACTATAAAGAACTTAATAAAGTATCCAAAAAACTAAAAATTCCACCTGCTGAAGTAACCGAAAGGCTTGAAAAACTTCAGGATGAACTGAATCTAAGCCAAAAACTCATTGAATCACTTGAAACGGAAATTGCGGAAAGTAAAATTGATTCGCTTTCAGACCAAGCTGTTGTAATAAATGACGGAAAACTTCTTGTGGCAAGAGTTGATGGGATTCCTTCAAAGGCTTTAAGAGGGCTTACGGAAAAAATCGGTGACAAATTGGGCAACAGTATTATTGTGCTTGCCTGTGTCGAAGATGAAAAGATTTCTATCACAAGCAAAGTTTCGCAAAATTTTATTACTAAGGGAATAAATGCAGGTCAACTTGTGAATGAAGTTGCATCAAAATGCGACGGTAAAGGCGGAGGCAAACCAAATTTTGCGCAGGCCGGCGCAAAGGATGTTTCCAGGCTTACTGAAGCAATTCTGGAGATAAATCAGTCAATAACATTAAGAGTTAAAGAATAA
- a CDS encoding response regulator — MKILIVDDDFTSRKILLKYLSEYGQCDVAVNGKEAVEAFRLAFDENEAYDFICLDIMMPEMDGQEVLKEIRQFEKQKEIYGLDGVKIIMTSALDDSDNIKTAFREQCEGYLVKPIDKQKLIQKMESLEIIKT; from the coding sequence ATTAAAATATTAATTGTAGATGATGATTTTACCAGCAGAAAAATACTTTTGAAATACCTTTCCGAATACGGACAATGCGATGTTGCAGTCAATGGGAAAGAAGCTGTTGAAGCTTTTAGGCTGGCATTTGATGAGAATGAAGCTTACGATTTTATTTGCCTTGATATTATGATGCCCGAAATGGACGGGCAGGAAGTACTTAAAGAGATCAGGCAATTTGAAAAACAAAAAGAAATATATGGCCTTGACGGAGTTAAAATCATAATGACATCAGCTCTTGATGACTCTGATAATATCAAAACTGCATTTAGAGAACAATGCGAGGGTTATCTTGTTAAGCCTATCGATAAGCAAAAATTAATTCAAAAAATGGAAAGTCTGGAGATTATCAAGACTTGA
- the uvsE gene encoding UV DNA damage repair endonuclease UvsE, which translates to MMKHRLGYACINLTTGIPLNRTCRLANATDLRLRGLIKSNLDGLMQVLEWNKENNIYHFRISSDIIPFASHEINKIEWWKDFKDEFPAIGTYIKENNFRVAMHPSPVVYLNSPRPEVVKSSIKELEWHIKFLDALELDSSHKIVFHAGGVYGDKTEAIKRFIKVYKELPKNFKARLTLENDDKNYNVWDLTKINEAVGIPLVFDNLHHEVLNTQQPRDKDIEAILKTFFSTWDNKTEIPDIHYSTQKEASRSGSHSESINLQEFKEFFLKYLHLNFDIMFETKDKDKSVLSAYKMFKTDPDFKHVEL; encoded by the coding sequence ATGATGAAACATAGACTTGGATATGCCTGTATAAACTTAACAACAGGAATTCCTTTAAACAGGACATGCAGACTTGCAAACGCCACTGATTTAAGACTTAGAGGGCTTATAAAGTCAAATCTTGACGGTTTAATGCAGGTTCTTGAATGGAACAAAGAAAATAATATTTATCATTTCAGGATAAGCTCTGACATTATCCCGTTTGCTTCTCATGAAATCAATAAAATCGAATGGTGGAAGGATTTTAAAGATGAGTTTCCGGCTATAGGCACTTATATAAAAGAAAATAATTTTCGGGTTGCAATGCATCCAAGTCCGGTTGTCTATTTGAATTCGCCGAGACCGGAGGTGGTGAAAAGTTCAATTAAAGAACTGGAATGGCATATAAAATTTCTTGACGCGCTTGAGCTTGATTCTTCTCACAAAATCGTATTTCATGCAGGCGGAGTTTACGGAGATAAAACAGAAGCCATAAAACGGTTCATTAAAGTTTATAAAGAACTTCCGAAAAATTTCAAAGCAAGACTTACTCTTGAAAATGACGACAAAAACTACAATGTATGGGATTTGACTAAGATTAATGAAGCAGTAGGAATACCGCTTGTATTTGATAATTTGCATCACGAGGTTTTAAATACGCAACAGCCCCGTGACAAAGATATTGAAGCTATACTTAAAACATTTTTTTCAACGTGGGACAATAAAACAGAAATACCTGATATCCATTATTCAACACAAAAAGAAGCATCAAGGTCGGGAAGTCATTCTGAATCAATAAATTTGCAAGAATTTAAAGAATTTTTCTTAAAATACTTGCATCTGAATTTTGACATAATGTTTGAAACGAAAGATAAGGACAAAAGCGTTCTTTCTGCATATAAGATGTTTAAAACCGATCCGGATTTTAAACACGTTGAACTGTAA